A part of Prolixibacteraceae bacterium genomic DNA contains:
- a CDS encoding transposase, whose protein sequence is MKKTIYKECISRTLSKMSDIGLARRNFMIETIYLFLSIMGKINFLQLSRYGSKNEKTYRNQFEKRFDFLNFNYYLLEENKCSEYVIAFDPSYINKSGKRTAGMDVFWSGCAGKAKRGLEIGGIAAVDVVKNTAFHLEAVQTIPKPKQNLNDWYISVMTERISSLKKISKYLVVDAWFSNRKFITNMIEHEVNVVSRLRCNAHLKYYYTGSKTGKRGRPRVYGDKVNCKEIDEKYFDLVEETETYTLYSAVVYSISLKRKIRLAYYQSLNGKGKTDYKMYFSTDINLEPTKIYDYYKKRFQIEFIYRDAKQYTGLNDCQAQSENKLHFHFNMSMTSVNIAKIADWLDQESIQQSPFSLNNIKKLNFNELMLNVFLSKIGVNTNLQKIQKVIKKIRLYGTNAA, encoded by the coding sequence ATGAAAAAAACGATATATAAGGAATGTATTTCTAGAACACTCTCCAAGATGTCAGATATTGGTTTGGCAAGACGTAATTTTATGATTGAGACAATTTATTTATTCTTAAGTATTATGGGAAAAATAAACTTTTTACAGTTGTCTCGTTATGGATCTAAAAATGAAAAAACTTATAGGAATCAATTTGAAAAACGTTTTGACTTTCTGAATTTTAACTATTATCTACTTGAAGAAAATAAGTGTTCTGAATATGTTATAGCTTTTGATCCTTCATACATCAATAAGTCTGGCAAACGTACTGCAGGAATGGATGTGTTCTGGTCAGGGTGTGCAGGAAAGGCCAAACGAGGATTAGAGATTGGAGGTATTGCAGCAGTAGATGTTGTTAAAAACACAGCCTTTCATCTTGAAGCTGTTCAAACAATACCCAAGCCAAAGCAGAATCTAAATGACTGGTATATTAGTGTGATGACTGAAAGGATATCATCGCTTAAAAAGATATCTAAATATCTTGTTGTAGATGCGTGGTTTTCAAATAGAAAGTTCATAACTAACATGATAGAACATGAAGTAAATGTTGTGTCTCGTCTTCGTTGTAATGCTCATCTTAAATATTATTATACGGGATCAAAGACTGGTAAAAGAGGGAGACCTAGAGTGTATGGTGATAAAGTAAACTGTAAAGAGATTGATGAAAAATACTTTGATTTGGTAGAGGAAACAGAAACTTATACCTTATATTCAGCTGTTGTATATTCGATTTCATTGAAGAGAAAAATACGTCTTGCTTATTATCAATCTTTAAATGGTAAAGGGAAAACGGATTACAAAATGTATTTCTCTACAGACATTAATTTAGAGCCAACAAAGATATATGATTATTACAAGAAGCGTTTCCAAATAGAATTTATATACAGAGATGCAAAGCAATACACCGGATTGAATGATTGTCAGGCTCAAAGTGAAAACAAACTCCACTTTCACTTTAATATGTCTATGACATCAGTGAATATAGCTAAGATAGCTGATTGGCTAGATCAAGAGAGTATACAGCAATCCCCTTTTTCATTGAATAACATCAAGAAGCTGAATTTTAATGAGTTAATGCTAAATGTGTTTTTATCTAAAATTGGGGTAAATACTAACTTGCAGAAAATACAGAAAGTGATAAAAAAGATCCGATTATATGGGACAAATGCCGCCTAA
- a CDS encoding DUF5686 family protein: protein MKSIHRSFRHIYIIILSIYFITSTHPVKAQGFEQVNKIEVKEIELLPGILSPKSWYKKDSTKIITYHGLLDKGESTFNLVDGFSLWQSLTTQWIINDKGLFEIHGSLAYDLSTKEVLGRVHLGYTKDQINYWFINIQNLSEDFKKEKGELAMLDLFAILFAKRNYKKYYRSQNTTFSWRRMDNKSKWDIGYDIELEKVLPLQNVTDFTLNNKSDRNFESNMPLNNQLEPNQTEEMLLFTQEAKVRYFFTDRKESFIQAHYTLGTKIDEEKWFQQLKLTYHGTTYGSTHRLLWTLNTGTFLGTTPFHFSQFHQYESTSSDVTTRAISNEWFLKDDYGMATSKPWTDITLTLQSRRFLLTQIDFLHQTSAYESIYIKTQFTEGLPDRIQTGYTLHKLFETLSLGIVYSYAELSPNTLGFYISLPFMESISKKRYFHKW, encoded by the coding sequence ATGAAGTCAATACACCGATCATTTCGTCATATCTATATAATCATTCTCTCCATCTACTTTATTACAAGTACACATCCAGTGAAAGCGCAAGGATTTGAACAGGTTAATAAAATAGAAGTCAAAGAGATAGAACTACTTCCAGGAATATTATCACCAAAGAGTTGGTATAAAAAAGACAGCACAAAAATAATTACCTATCATGGTCTATTAGACAAAGGAGAGAGTACCTTTAATTTAGTTGATGGATTTAGCCTATGGCAATCTTTAACCACCCAATGGATTATAAACGATAAAGGTCTTTTTGAAATCCACGGCTCTTTGGCTTATGACCTCTCTACCAAAGAGGTTCTCGGAAGAGTTCATTTGGGGTACACCAAAGACCAAATAAATTATTGGTTTATCAATATCCAAAATTTATCCGAAGATTTCAAGAAAGAAAAAGGAGAACTTGCCATGCTAGATCTCTTTGCCATTCTGTTTGCCAAACGCAATTATAAAAAGTATTATCGCTCACAAAACACCACCTTTTCTTGGCGAAGAATGGATAACAAATCGAAATGGGATATAGGTTATGATATCGAGCTAGAAAAAGTATTGCCTCTTCAGAATGTTACTGATTTCACTCTAAACAATAAATCAGATCGTAATTTTGAAAGTAATATGCCTCTCAACAACCAACTAGAGCCAAACCAAACAGAAGAGATGCTACTATTCACCCAAGAGGCAAAAGTGAGGTACTTCTTTACCGATCGGAAGGAGAGCTTTATTCAAGCACACTATACTTTGGGAACAAAAATAGACGAAGAGAAGTGGTTTCAACAACTTAAACTCACCTACCATGGAACCACATATGGAAGTACTCATAGACTTCTTTGGACATTAAACACAGGTACATTTCTAGGAACAACTCCTTTTCATTTTTCACAGTTCCATCAATATGAAAGTACAAGTTCCGATGTAACCACCAGGGCAATATCTAATGAATGGTTCTTAAAAGATGATTATGGAATGGCCACTTCAAAACCATGGACAGATATCACATTGACACTTCAAAGCAGACGATTTTTGCTGACACAGATTGATTTTCTACACCAAACTTCTGCCTATGAAAGCATCTATATAAAGACACAATTCACAGAAGGACTTCCTGATAGAATACAAACAGGATATACACTTCATAAACTCTTTGAAACACTCTCTTTGGGTATTGTATATAGTTATGCAGAACTATCACCAAATACTTTGGGATTCTATATAAGCTTACCATTTATGGAGAGCATTTCAAAGAAAAGATACTTCCACAAATGGTAA
- a CDS encoding heavy-metal-associated domain-containing protein: MRTSFKVKNVSCGACVSDINSKLLQVNGVYGVFANIATQSLDIEHTDDTDLDKIDEILKESNYKK, translated from the coding sequence ATGAGAACTTCATTCAAAGTAAAAAATGTGAGCTGTGGCGCATGTGTTTCTGACATAAACAGTAAGCTTCTTCAAGTCAATGGTGTTTATGGTGTCTTTGCAAATATCGCAACCCAAAGCCTTGATATCGAACATACTGACGACACTGATCTTGATAAAATAGATGAAATTCTAAAAGAATCAAACTACAAAAAGTAA
- a CDS encoding GTP-binding protein, translating into MELLRFTTAGSVDDGKSTLIGRLLYDSKAIFEDQMEAIENASVNKGEEQVNLALLTDGLRAEREQGITIDVAYRYFATPERKFIIADTPGHVQYTRNMVTGASTANAALILIDARNGVIEQTRRHAYIASLLQIPHVVVCINKMDLVDFDQETYDRIEKQFRSVAEKLDIKNFYFIPMSARDGDNVVDPSTRCPWYTGKTLLQMLETLPVGEDLNRNDARFPVQFVIRPQSDEFHDYRGFAGRVASGEFHVGQEVKVFPGEQVSKIQSINLYEEQLDRAIAPQSVSIQLEDEIDISRGSLISAADNCPKSSQQIEAMICWMSETPMRVRGKYTIKHTSSDVLGIIQEVVNKVDINTLEIAEDTTVGLNDIARIKLKTSKPLFYDSYKQNRITGSFVIIDEATNNTVGAGMII; encoded by the coding sequence ATGGAGCTACTTCGATTCACTACCGCAGGAAGTGTGGATGATGGAAAGAGTACGCTTATCGGTCGTTTATTATATGATAGTAAAGCTATTTTCGAAGACCAAATGGAGGCGATCGAAAATGCGAGTGTAAATAAAGGGGAGGAGCAAGTAAACCTTGCACTTCTAACTGATGGTCTTCGTGCTGAAAGAGAGCAAGGGATTACGATTGATGTAGCTTATCGCTATTTTGCAACACCAGAGCGCAAATTTATTATTGCCGATACTCCTGGTCATGTTCAGTATACTCGTAATATGGTTACGGGTGCATCTACTGCAAATGCTGCACTTATCTTAATCGATGCTCGTAATGGGGTTATTGAGCAGACACGTCGTCATGCATATATTGCATCTCTTCTACAAATTCCACACGTAGTAGTCTGTATCAATAAAATGGATTTGGTAGATTTCGATCAAGAAACTTATGATCGTATCGAGAAACAATTTAGATCTGTTGCGGAGAAGTTAGACATCAAAAACTTCTACTTTATCCCGATGAGTGCGCGAGATGGAGACAATGTAGTAGATCCATCTACTCGTTGCCCTTGGTACACAGGAAAAACATTACTTCAAATGTTAGAGACACTTCCTGTTGGGGAAGATCTTAATCGTAACGATGCTCGCTTTCCTGTTCAGTTTGTCATTCGCCCTCAAAGCGATGAGTTTCACGACTACAGAGGATTCGCAGGACGTGTGGCTAGTGGTGAATTTCATGTGGGACAAGAAGTAAAAGTTTTTCCTGGCGAACAAGTCTCGAAAATCCAAAGCATCAATCTTTATGAGGAACAACTAGATCGTGCGATTGCACCTCAATCTGTTTCTATTCAGCTAGAAGACGAAATCGACATCAGTCGTGGCTCTCTTATTAGTGCTGCTGACAACTGCCCTAAATCAAGCCAACAGATAGAAGCAATGATCTGTTGGATGAGTGAAACCCCTATGCGTGTAAGAGGTAAGTATACAATCAAACATACTTCTTCTGATGTTCTAGGAATCATCCAAGAGGTAGTTAACAAAGTGGATATCAACACACTTGAAATAGCAGAAGACACGACTGTTGGGTTGAATGATATCGCTCGAATCAAACTAAAGACATCAAAGCCTTTGTTCTATGATTCATACAAACAAAACCGAATTACTGGTAGCTTTGTTATCATTGATGAAGCAACAAATAATACGGTAGGAGCAGGTATGATCATCTAA
- a CDS encoding NADPH-dependent assimilatory sulfite reductase hemoprotein subunit: MTKTTIQLSDVERIKIESRYLKGTLNESLLNTLTGAIAEDDTQLSKFHGLYQQTDRDTDRERQRQKLEPDFSFLIRVRLPGGIATADQWLGIDKLSKSYANQTIKLTTRQAFQLHGVIKSNLKTTISSINNHLMDTIAACGDVNRNVMCNPHPHRSNIHDELQNTAQAISDHLTPRTTAYHEIWLDKEMVADSKAEVEPIYGKTYLPRKFKIGIANPPYNDSDIFSQDLGYIAIEKSGKLEGFNIVVGGGMGSTFGREDTYPRLGDVIGFVTPDKAVDVAEHVVRIQKQHGNRSDRKRARFKYTIDNNKDGWIKAELEQALGFELETPRAFKFHKTGDTFGWQKVVNNKWFLTLFIEGGRVSDKEKNIQSTLRNIAELNICDFRLTGNQNLILGNINEDNKSLIEKSIRDAGFFPEQLSGIRMNSIACVALNTCSLAFSEAERYLPLLNDKIEAILQRLNLIDQEINIRMTGCPNGCGRPLLGEIGLIGKAPGQYNLYLGASHSGDRLSNLFKENLNESQILTELDIVLSDYASNRDKQETFGEFVIRKNWVKPIYHGKDFRH, translated from the coding sequence ATGACCAAAACCACCATTCAACTTTCTGATGTAGAAAGAATAAAAATAGAGAGTCGTTACCTTAAAGGGACACTCAACGAGAGTTTATTAAACACACTAACAGGGGCTATTGCAGAGGACGATACCCAGTTAAGTAAATTCCATGGTTTATATCAACAAACCGATAGAGATACCGATAGAGAGAGACAGAGACAGAAGCTCGAACCAGATTTCTCATTTCTTATTCGAGTAAGGCTTCCAGGAGGGATAGCAACAGCAGACCAATGGTTAGGTATCGATAAGCTTTCTAAATCATATGCAAACCAGACAATAAAACTTACAACACGACAGGCATTTCAACTTCATGGAGTAATAAAAAGCAATTTAAAAACGACTATTAGCTCTATCAATAACCACTTAATGGATACGATCGCGGCATGTGGTGATGTCAATAGAAATGTGATGTGTAACCCTCATCCTCACCGTTCTAATATTCATGACGAATTACAAAACACAGCACAAGCAATTAGTGATCATCTAACTCCACGCACCACTGCCTACCATGAAATATGGTTAGACAAAGAGATGGTTGCTGATAGTAAAGCAGAAGTAGAGCCAATATATGGTAAGACCTATCTTCCTCGAAAATTCAAAATAGGCATCGCAAATCCGCCATATAACGATAGTGATATTTTCTCTCAAGACTTAGGTTATATCGCCATCGAGAAGAGTGGCAAACTAGAGGGGTTTAACATAGTTGTTGGAGGAGGAATGGGATCTACCTTTGGGAGAGAAGATACCTATCCTCGATTGGGAGATGTGATTGGATTTGTAACACCAGATAAGGCGGTGGATGTCGCTGAACATGTTGTTCGTATCCAAAAACAGCATGGAAACCGAAGCGATAGAAAAAGAGCCCGATTTAAATATACCATCGACAACAATAAAGATGGATGGATTAAAGCAGAGTTAGAGCAAGCACTTGGGTTCGAACTAGAAACACCAAGAGCTTTTAAATTTCATAAAACAGGGGACACTTTTGGGTGGCAAAAAGTGGTAAACAACAAATGGTTCTTAACCTTATTTATTGAAGGAGGAAGGGTTTCTGACAAAGAGAAAAATATCCAGTCAACACTTCGCAACATTGCAGAGTTGAACATCTGTGATTTCAGATTGACAGGCAATCAGAATCTAATCTTAGGTAATATTAACGAAGATAATAAGTCGTTGATAGAGAAGAGCATTCGAGATGCAGGCTTCTTTCCCGAGCAACTATCCGGAATAAGGATGAACTCCATTGCTTGTGTTGCACTAAATACCTGTTCTCTTGCCTTTTCTGAAGCCGAACGTTATCTTCCTCTTTTAAATGACAAAATTGAGGCAATACTGCAAAGACTAAACCTTATTGATCAAGAGATAAATATCCGTATGACAGGTTGCCCTAATGGTTGTGGTAGACCTTTACTAGGAGAAATTGGACTTATAGGAAAAGCGCCTGGACAGTATAATCTTTATCTAGGAGCATCACATAGTGGAGACCGTTTAAGCAATTTATTTAAAGAGAATCTCAATGAATCTCAAATACTAACTGAGCTTGATATAGTCCTTTCTGACTACGCATCAAACAGAGATAAGCAAGAGACTTTTGGAGAATTTGTTATACGTAAAAATTGGGTTAAACCAATTTACCATGGTAAAGATTTTAGGCATTGA
- a CDS encoding sialate O-acetylesterase, whose amino-acid sequence MNKLILWIPSWFCLLALTLVGCRTKPKEMKEVKTYVIYMGGQSNMVGQGNKKYLGDSIKLSPNVKFLDYSLDVSLKKSDYKFGPEYGMSQVLTKSFPNSKFIFIKYAIGGASLLDWAPEYSKEKAEITGHPEFGDMYGKFIQKIEKEVPEEDSFPLAFLWMQGERDAVVPDAGKEYEENLDHLIRSFRRDLNAEKLPFIIGLIDPKPERYVLKDHVVHSQKMIAKELPEVFTIETSDLSKMKDQVHYDSKGQMALGRRFGHQIEKILKKKEHKIISF is encoded by the coding sequence ATGAATAAATTAATATTATGGATTCCTTCATGGTTTTGTCTATTAGCCTTGACTTTGGTCGGTTGTCGTACCAAGCCTAAAGAGATGAAAGAGGTGAAGACTTACGTTATCTATATGGGAGGACAATCCAATATGGTAGGACAGGGGAATAAAAAGTATTTAGGAGATTCAATAAAATTATCTCCAAATGTAAAGTTCTTAGATTATAGTCTTGACGTCTCTTTGAAGAAAAGTGATTATAAGTTTGGTCCAGAATATGGAATGTCCCAAGTACTAACTAAATCTTTCCCGAATAGTAAATTCATATTTATTAAATATGCAATTGGAGGAGCTTCGTTATTAGATTGGGCTCCAGAGTACTCTAAGGAGAAGGCTGAGATTACAGGTCATCCTGAGTTTGGTGATATGTATGGTAAATTTATTCAAAAGATAGAGAAAGAGGTGCCAGAAGAAGACTCTTTTCCTTTGGCTTTTCTGTGGATGCAAGGTGAAAGAGATGCTGTTGTCCCAGATGCAGGTAAGGAGTATGAAGAGAATTTAGATCATTTGATTCGTTCTTTTCGTCGTGACTTAAATGCAGAGAAACTTCCGTTTATTATAGGTCTGATTGATCCAAAGCCCGAGAGATATGTACTGAAGGATCATGTGGTGCATTCTCAAAAGATGATTGCCAAGGAGTTACCAGAAGTATTTACTATAGAGACTTCAGATTTAAGTAAGATGAAAGATCAGGTACATTATGATTCCAAAGGCCAGATGGCTCTTGGAAGACGTTTTGGCCACCAAATAGAGAAAATACTAAAGAAAAAAGAGCATAAGATTATCAGTTTCTAA
- a CDS encoding flavodoxin domain-containing protein, with amino-acid sequence MTTREEISQIENIIKQWDSNQKIWAHGFLSAFLDTRHQNEKDEIFEPQRYTILYGSQTGHSKHAAEIIDKCLKQNHHISEYFSIEDFSIKKWGEVQNLLIVVSTQGDGIPPITAQDALETLQGKRIFQFDGLSYGVLALGDISYPKFCQAGIDFFDALEKRGANPIIPIEKVGVDYEKATLEWTQRIIKSQSSEGIIKKEYTNNTQGHSKYNRNNPFFATILTKQRITGTDSNKEVYHIELSLEGSGLNYTPGDTLGIHHSNPPQLVHDILNYLNVSPNKTALFKESSEEAEVILKQYVELTKLSVHVLNNFQKYTRSNYLQQILSNGEATEKYLYHKDILDLLHDLELQTSFDDFIKLLSPVSPRLYSISSSSKEVGKEVHITTNTIRYKNEWREKEGACSTYISDRVEEGQSIPIFIESNEGFKLPKDKQAPVIMIGAGVGIAPYRSFIQEIDNIESVTKPKSWLFFGEQHFKSDFLYQREWLHYLKKSTITHIDTAFSRDQEQKVYVQHRIAEKQERLWQWINNDNAHIYICGDKKHMAKDVEESLKTLISKQGGLTHEAAITYLDGLKKTQRFQLDIY; translated from the coding sequence ATGACAACAAGAGAAGAAATATCACAAATAGAAAATATTATAAAGCAATGGGATTCGAACCAAAAGATATGGGCACATGGATTTTTATCAGCTTTTTTAGACACCCGTCATCAAAACGAGAAAGATGAAATATTCGAACCACAAAGGTATACCATTTTATATGGTAGTCAAACAGGACACAGCAAACATGCTGCTGAGATTATTGACAAGTGTTTAAAGCAGAATCATCACATATCTGAGTATTTCTCTATTGAAGATTTTTCGATTAAGAAGTGGGGAGAAGTTCAGAATTTATTAATTGTGGTAAGTACTCAAGGAGATGGTATTCCTCCAATCACAGCACAAGATGCATTGGAAACGCTTCAAGGGAAACGAATTTTTCAGTTTGATGGATTATCCTACGGAGTTCTTGCTCTTGGAGATATCAGCTATCCTAAATTCTGTCAAGCAGGTATTGATTTCTTTGATGCATTAGAAAAAAGAGGAGCAAACCCAATTATCCCGATAGAAAAAGTGGGTGTTGATTATGAGAAGGCCACACTAGAGTGGACACAACGTATCATTAAGAGCCAATCAAGCGAAGGAATAATTAAAAAAGAATATACCAACAACACACAAGGACATTCAAAGTATAATAGAAATAATCCATTTTTTGCCACCATCTTAACAAAGCAGAGAATCACTGGAACAGATTCAAACAAGGAGGTCTACCATATTGAGCTTTCACTGGAAGGATCTGGGCTAAATTACACTCCTGGAGATACATTAGGAATTCATCACTCTAACCCTCCTCAGTTAGTCCACGACATCCTCAATTACCTGAATGTATCACCCAATAAAACTGCTCTATTCAAAGAGAGTAGTGAAGAAGCAGAGGTAATATTGAAGCAATATGTCGAGTTGACTAAATTATCTGTTCATGTATTAAATAATTTTCAAAAGTATACCCGTTCTAATTACCTACAACAGATTCTTTCTAATGGGGAAGCAACGGAGAAATATCTCTATCATAAAGATATACTTGACCTACTTCATGACCTCGAACTACAGACCTCTTTTGATGACTTCATCAAATTGTTATCCCCTGTTTCACCAAGACTATATTCTATCTCATCTAGCTCCAAAGAAGTTGGGAAAGAAGTACATATAACCACCAATACCATTCGGTATAAAAATGAATGGAGAGAGAAAGAAGGAGCGTGTTCAACCTACATATCTGATCGCGTAGAAGAGGGACAATCTATTCCTATTTTTATCGAATCAAATGAAGGATTTAAACTACCGAAAGACAAACAGGCTCCTGTCATTATGATTGGAGCAGGTGTAGGTATTGCCCCCTACAGATCTTTCATACAAGAGATTGATAACATTGAATCTGTCACCAAACCAAAGAGTTGGTTATTCTTCGGCGAGCAACATTTCAAAAGTGATTTTCTATATCAAAGAGAATGGCTCCACTATCTAAAAAAGAGTACTATTACCCATATAGACACTGCATTTAGTAGAGATCAAGAGCAAAAAGTATATGTACAACATCGCATTGCAGAAAAACAAGAGAGACTGTGGCAATGGATCAATAATGACAATGCCCATATATATATATGTGGAGATAAAAAACATATGGCTAAAGATGTAGAAGAGTCTCTCAAAACGCTTATCTCCAAGCAAGGGGGATTGACCCATGAAGCTGCCATTACATATTTAGATGGACTTAAGAAAACCCAAAGATTTCAATTAGATATATATTAA
- a CDS encoding bifunctional precorrin-2 dehydrogenase/sirohydrochlorin ferrochelatase, with protein MSKQFMPILVDVSDKNILIIGGGKSALKKVKLLQRFTHNISIIAQTILPQIKDMVISWKEKTYSTSDLEGYHIIYSCSNNDTLDQKILLDGHKKHILVNIHDNPVMCDFVSPAIYKDNDMTISVGSNGKNVFQSIKVRNLIQNYIEKQQLTNII; from the coding sequence ATGTCAAAACAATTCATGCCTATTTTGGTCGACGTCTCAGACAAAAACATCCTTATTATTGGAGGTGGTAAAAGTGCACTAAAGAAAGTCAAGCTTCTTCAACGTTTTACCCACAATATCAGTATTATAGCTCAAACCATATTACCACAAATAAAAGACATGGTAATCTCTTGGAAAGAGAAAACATATAGCACCTCTGATTTAGAAGGATACCACATCATTTATTCATGTTCGAATAATGACACTCTAGATCAAAAGATTCTCTTAGATGGACATAAAAAGCATATCCTCGTTAATATTCATGACAATCCAGTTATGTGTGATTTTGTTTCACCAGCTATTTACAAAGACAATGATATGACAATTTCTGTAGGATCTAATGGTAAAAATGTCTTCCAATCTATAAAAGTTAGGAATCTAATTCAAAATTATATCGAGAAACAACAATTAACCAATATAATATGA
- the cysD gene encoding sulfate adenylyltransferase subunit CysD, which yields MDQNTINHLRELEAESIFVLREVAAQFERPVMLFSGGKDSIVMFHLARKAFFPGKVPFPLMHIDTGHNFQEALDYRDDLCEKTGTRLIVKYVQESIDQGRVAEEKGPNASRNALQTTTLLDALEDEKFDCAMGGGRRDEEKARAKERFFSHRDDFGQWDPKNQRPELWNIFNGKKHVGEHFRVFPISNWTEMDVWQYILLENIEMPSLYYTHEREVFLRDGTWLAKSDCLTLKPGENYETKQVRCRTIGDITCTGLTLSKANTLEEIIQEVASTRVTERGGRADDKRSEAAMEDRKKQGYF from the coding sequence ATGGACCAAAATACAATTAATCACTTAAGAGAACTTGAAGCAGAATCTATTTTTGTTTTAAGAGAAGTAGCTGCGCAATTTGAGCGTCCTGTAATGTTATTTTCAGGAGGTAAAGACTCAATTGTAATGTTCCACTTAGCAAGAAAAGCATTTTTCCCTGGGAAAGTACCTTTCCCATTGATGCATATCGATACAGGACATAATTTCCAAGAAGCATTAGACTATCGTGATGATCTATGTGAGAAGACAGGTACAAGACTTATTGTCAAGTATGTGCAGGAATCTATTGATCAAGGTCGTGTAGCAGAGGAAAAGGGGCCTAATGCTAGTCGTAATGCTTTACAAACTACAACGCTTTTAGATGCACTTGAAGACGAGAAGTTCGATTGTGCCATGGGTGGTGGTAGACGTGATGAAGAAAAAGCTCGTGCGAAAGAACGTTTCTTCTCTCATCGTGATGATTTTGGACAATGGGATCCTAAAAACCAACGTCCTGAACTTTGGAACATCTTCAATGGTAAGAAACATGTAGGAGAGCACTTCCGTGTATTCCCTATTAGTAACTGGACCGAAATGGATGTTTGGCAATATATCCTTCTTGAAAATATCGAGATGCCATCACTATATTACACACACGAAAGAGAAGTGTTCTTAAGAGATGGTACATGGTTGGCTAAATCAGACTGCTTGACACTTAAACCAGGAGAGAACTATGAAACCAAGCAAGTTCGTTGTAGAACGATTGGTGACATTACTTGTACTGGTCTGACTCTATCTAAAGCAAATACTTTAGAAGAGATCATCCAAGAGGTGGCTTCAACAAGAGTTACAGAGCGTGGTGGTCGTGCTGATGACAAGCGTTCAGAAGCTGCTATGGAAGATAGAAAGAAACAAGGATACTTCTAA
- a CDS encoding DUF2061 domain-containing protein, whose product MKEKAYRSIIKSISWRVLGSIDTLIISYIITERWEYALSIGGIELFTKMLLYFFHERAWNRISIGKESHIEYEI is encoded by the coding sequence GTGAAAGAAAAAGCATATCGGAGTATTATAAAATCAATCTCATGGAGAGTATTAGGTAGTATAGACACTTTAATTATCTCCTACATCATCACAGAGAGATGGGAATATGCCCTCAGCATTGGAGGCATTGAACTTTTCACGAAGATGTTACTATACTTTTTTCATGAGAGAGCATGGAATCGCATTTCCATTGGAAAAGAAAGTCACATAGAATATGAAATCTAA
- a CDS encoding 4Fe-4S binding protein encodes MALTVDPNRCPQNHRCPMLSICKFDAITQNGFGLPVIDKDKCVECGQCIKTCGMSAVYKIKS; translated from the coding sequence ATGGCACTAACAGTTGATCCTAACAGATGTCCTCAAAACCACCGTTGTCCTATGCTCAGCATTTGTAAATTTGATGCAATAACACAAAATGGATTCGGACTTCCAGTCATTGATAAAGACAAATGTGTCGAGTGTGGTCAGTGCATAAAAACATGTGGTATGTCTGCTGTTTATAAGATAAAAAGCTGA
- a CDS encoding DUF6132 family protein codes for MIKSLIIKYRATLIGIIIGAVGGYLYWRWIGCESGTCPITSSPIRSSLYGSLMGALMVNSFKKEKK; via the coding sequence ATGATAAAGTCATTAATTATTAAATACAGAGCCACTCTTATCGGAATTATCATAGGAGCTGTTGGAGGTTATCTATATTGGAGGTGGATTGGTTGTGAATCTGGCACATGTCCGATCACAAGTAGCCCTATAAGAAGTTCGCTTTATGGTTCTTTGATGGGAGCATTGATGGTCAATAGTTTTAAAAAAGAGAAGAAATGA